TTTTTGGGCTATAAATATATGACACTTGGTAATTTATCCACtcacatatttttttcatcacgTTTTTCACTCCCTCCATTTTCCAATACTCTTCATATTGTTTAACATGAAGTtatgatattctttttatttttttctattattaaagtttgttttaaagtgattaacaaagtaaaattgaattgggacggagggaggattttatttatatttggctcatttgttggtcatgatgattatattttaacgttaacgatttaggtttcaaggtttgggtttttagcgTATTAGGGTCCCTATATTGCAATGTAATGAAGCTCGATTATAATAAagtatagtactaatttaaatggatacggaatacaaaaaagattaCACACAATTTTGTGACAATATTATTCTGCGTCGACGCTTTTATActtcaaaatacaattttaaaaccgTTTTGAGGTTAGAAAAGCTATCgtccaattttaaaacttgcaatactaccaatttattttcggaatcaaaacttgatcttgtgttaatcaattaacaatttaaaatagtatgataaaaaaatatttcgtcGTGCATCGCACGTGGGTTAAAACTAGTTCACTTAAtagtggagtatattttttcttaaatcatgtgctgaaaagaaacgctCCCACTACCGCGGAATGGAAGGAATATAATGTAgtgaatattttaaatttaagtacATATATTAAGAACATTATTTAACTTTTCTTTAAtcataatactagtagtaatatatTAAGAACATTACTCATGTACATaggaatgtaatcaaatgcaaactctaaatattgtatacaaactacaaactatgATCTGGGCCGCTAAAAATTGTCAacatattattaaataatagcaacagaaaatatcaacacagtgtcaacggttgacactgttttgacattgtgttgatattgtgttcgtatgtattgacattgtgctgacatcaaaatcttaaaattttacattATGTTTACATTGTGTTAACGTTGTGTTGATACTGtgttgaaaaaattgaaatttgtacaatatatagagtttgcattttatcacaaCGCAATGGACATATATATATCCAAGAACGTTAGATTATTTATAGAGCCAAAATTTAACATAGcttataatattaatatccTTTAAATTTCAAATGGTACTTCGAATAATATAGTCCTTTCCTTTCCTTAAAATACGAAATTTTAaaatgacacgaattttaatgtaaaattaaaaaaataaataaataaaaagaaaattgtgttagtTGAAAATGAGTCCAATCTGTTGAGAGAAAATTGCCTCGAATGTAAAATTTCTATTTATAGGGAATGCGTGGAATATAGAGCGGATCGGACGAACCTCAGAAGTTacaatttccaaatatagagTAAAATACTTCACAGAACTTAGTAGACCTTTTGCACTCGCCCCCACCTTCACTTGAGTCGAACCACCGCCGCTTCTCGCTCTTTCCCTCGCCGTTGGCCGCCTTGGCTTCCAATTCAGGCATATTTCTTTCCCAAAGGTAAAATTCTCAACTTTTAAAATCCTAATTCCACCCCAAAAGTAATGTAGGTAATGTCTAATCCTGGTGggttttgttttcttatttgattttattcaatGATGCAATCGTCTCAAATTTTCCATATGGATGTCAGATTTTGATTTTCTTAATTCGATTTTGAAGATGCAATTTTGGAATATTGTATAAGATGTCATATTCACGCTCAATAACCGCACTCTATAAATTTGTTCAATTAATTTCAGTTTATCTGATaatatttgtgtttttatttgaaacCGAGTTTCATCTTAATAGTTTTAGTGATGTGCTCCGAAGAGTGATATTGTTTCCGTGTTTACACTTTTCTGAGAAACTTAAATGAAAAAGGAGATAAATTCTGATGACTATCTCTGGCTTCTTGGTTGAGCAatttatacattaaaaaaattagaataattgTTAATTTTAGTGTGAACTGCCTTTTGATAATTTAGATCTTCTTGCATGTAATTTCCAAGTCATATTTATTTTGCTTAGAATGGAAGCAAAAGCAATGATTCGTCGCAAATTAGGGAAAGAAAGGGGGAAAAAGTAGCTAAGTTTTGTATAGTCATCCAACTGAGAATTTGAATATATAGAATAAAGCCAACTCTCTGCAAATATGTGAGATTACACATGGTCGTAGGCGTATATATACATGTAGGGTCACACTAGCCTGAAAACATCTTCTTAAAATGATAATAACAAATAACTTGATACTCTGAATAGGGAAAATGATGTCGGTCTTCATCAATATTAGCCTATGGAAGGGGAGGATCTAGATTATATCTcgattcatttattttttgtgtagcTAATATATTATTGAATGAtgcaaatttaaaattaatattcgaGATGAATATTTACTGTAATGACGATTGACGATTGACGATTAGACTGCCGGAACTTGGGAATAATCTCTCTAATTTGTATAATTGCATTTATTTGCAGTTTTGGGAGAATGGCAAGATCTTTAGCTAGTATTCTTTACAAAGGCATTGCTGCAGTTCCAGCTGCTAGTTCAACTGTAAGCTTATTTAGTCTTGTGTTGCTTGAAGATCTCTACTCTATGGTTTCATTGCAtctttttcggttttggtttggtttggtttgttTGTTCGTTTCGTACTCCTTTAACTAGGAAGCCTCGGCTTCAGTATTCCTATTGCATGAGAGaaattttaacttgtaattagttttatttttctgtttttgttaTCTGATCAACTATGTCTTGGGAATATGTGTTGAACCAGGAATTAGTTTATTATAGTACATACTACATAGTCTTCCAGCCTGTACTAAATGCCTGCTTACCAACCGAAGTGTTTGCTAAAATGTGCTGCTGAATAGGCTTTTAATGTGATAGTTTCCCGAATTCTGATTCGTATATTCATCTAATTTGTGTTACACCCTGACCCCGTAGGTATCAGGATCCTTTTATCAGCGCATAAATCGTTTTTCCACTTCTGTGCCCAGTGATTCTGATACACATGAAGACTTCAGACCCACGACTAAAGTTACTTCTGACATCTCCTTGAAGGACATTGTTGAGCAGGTAAAACTTAAAAGTCACGAGTTTCGCCAAACTTCTGCAGCATGGTCGTGAATCACTGAGCATATAAAGAATTGGTGCTATCGAATTTCAGAATGCTCCTATTAGTCATTTGGCTTTCTCATATCACCTTGTTttctagggtttagggttcatttATTTCCTTTCGTAATTTTATGCTGAATACACAGGATATCAAAGAAAACCCCGTAATGATATACATGAAAGGAGTGCCAGAACTCCCTCGGTGTGGATTCAGTGCACTAGCAGTGAGGGTTTTAAGAGAATATAGTAAGTTATTAGGAACATTTCTTTTTGTGCATTGCATTCTTACTTTGTTCCTTTCCTGAACATCTTATACAACATTTTCTCTGGGCCAGTCATTTTGTTTAGGTTTGGTGTGTGTTAAGTAATTTATGAAAAAAGCTATTTCATTTGGCTGAAGGTATCTGCACTATCCATCGACTTATATTTACCTAGAACGTTTGTTTCTACTTAGTGCAATCCATTTGTACTATTTTTGTTTACACTGAGACTTTTTATCTGATCCTATGGCTTTTGCAGATGTTCCTCTAGGTTCAAGGAATATATTAGAAGATCTCGAACTAAAGAATGCTGTAAAATCCTTCAGGTAACTATACGTACTTGAATGTTTTGGAGCGTGTGATGAGTAGTTTCAAACATGTAATTGTCGTTGATGCTTTTCACAGAGAAAATGATAAGAAATTAATACGGAGATTTTATAGTGTTTCATATATTAGAAACCTAAACCCATGGCATGGTGTAAACTATATGAGTGGTTTACAACCGTTGCTTACCTACAGCGCttcatttttgtgtttttaaaCATCTCACGTGCTTCAATTGATATGATATACATAattggaatttggatagaaCCTTTATGAAGACATTAACTAACTGATTTTTTCTAACTTAACTACTGCTCAAATAGAGCATGTATCAGTGACTTTTATGTCTAGATTTCTGTTGCTTTGGAAATGGCATCAGAAACTTACACGGTATAGAGAGGAAGACAGAAATTTTATTTGCACACGATGGCCATGAAAtttgtattattatatttattattaataatattgcCGGCTAGTTTATCAAATTTAGTGGACCAGTTTATAGGAGGTAAGAATAAGGCAAGTTCTGTGAATTGGTTTTTAGATTTTGGTATCACTGTAAGCAGTATGTGATCTCATTCTATGTGCAAGTATGCAACCCCAATCTTTTGGAGGTGTTTAACATCATTAAGCTGATCCAAGTTTTTATTTTCTGCCCTTAATCTACCGAGATATATACTATTTGAGCAGCTCGCTAAGCATTGGTTTAAACAGAGCTATGCTATATAAAGAAAACATTGCATAGAACTTGCTTGTTTCATACAGAATGCTTATGCTTGTATCTACCCATTGCAGCCACTGGCCGACATTCCCTCAGATATTCATCAATAGGGAGTTTGTTGGAGGATCTGATATCATTCTTAACATGCATCAGgtttttgttttcttctacTTTGCTTTCCTCTCCTTTTTTTTCTCGATTGATCAGCGAACCCTATTTGTTATAATACTCTGGTTTGTCATGCAGACTGGTGAATTGAAGGAAAAACTGAAAGCTGATACAGAAAAACAGCAATAAAAACAGATTTATACGCAGTTGCTTGGTGATGGGGTGATCCCTTCCCTCTATCTCCGATTATATTTGCTGCTCGGGACATGGCAAATAATGAAACTAGATATTCATGGCATTATCCAATAATGGAATTGGTTTTCTTTCCTTGCCTTGTTTTTCAACTCTAAATTCTCTTTCTGTCGGCggaaaatagtctcattttttattttggtttatttATGGAAACTATCTCACAACGTAGTATTCTTGTACATGGACTTATTTACGACTTACTTATATTTCACCAGTTGAATCTTTTTTCCTCCCTTTTCTATCGTACCTCTTACTAATTTTAAATGTATCAGCTTCATTCATACTTATATAATGGTTTTTCATTTTATAACTAGTTTGTTTTGACAAATTacaatagtagtactattaactATTCATGAACATGTCGAGGTGGCAGGGATTCCTTTCAAGTGATGATTTTACTTTAACAAGCAGAATTAATAAGAAGAATTAATGTCAGACTGAACTCCTTGCTTCATATAATGATATGTACAAAACTTAATTTTGATGACAGATTACATAAACACGAAGGTCATTATTAGATCATTTTTATATTGATGTAGAAAATTCAGATTTTAAATATTTGCATTTGTCCATAGTTTAATAGAAGTAGTACTTATATTGTCTAATTACGTATTTTAATTTCTGCCGTTATTACTGATTCTATCATttactataaaataaattttcattaccATATAATGTAGTCAGGCTTCAGCACATCTACATAGTTTAGTATACAGATAACATAAAATAATACGATAgatttatactactatatgtCCAAATGATTTAGTACGTGATCATTATACTTCTGGTATTAATAGACAAAGAAAAGGCGACAACGATGGCCGGAACCATTCCAGTTTCTTTTTGCCTAAAAACAAATTAGAGAATTCGGTGGTTAGTTTTAGACAGACTACgatatttatttatgttaaaTAGATCGTTTGCGCTGGATATTGATGCATAAATATAGTTTTTCTTGCTAATTATATTGAAGTACTTATTAGATAATATTGAATTTTTAGAGTGCTTTTGCAAAATACTCTTGATTCGTCCtctctttttagtttgtctcaacaTAAATGactcattagagcatccgcaatagagGCGAGCGCACCGGCTGGCCGATTTTTtgcgctcgccgaactattgcagccggcgagcgccaaatcggcgagaattttggcgagcgcacgccgattcctgggcgctcgccgatcggctcgcccctattgcagcctcccgatcggcgagcgcaattttgtttttttttttaattaatgtactttttaaaaatttgatattattattaaattttctcgtatatgtgtcgtaaatttaattccgtattttgtgtgattgtttaattatttgtttttagtgctgatgatgtggctgagctatggctgggctattgcttgtccagttgcttgtcctgctgatgtggcaggaggaatttagTGCTACTGATGTGgcagaggagtttgtggctgggctatggctgtgctattgcttgtccacgaactattgtggatgctcttactaaaaatgaaatcatATTTATCTTCCTAAAATATTGGCTGCATCGTCTTATTCGTTCATAGAGTTTGAAATGATAAACTTAAGAATAACAATAAACATTTTGGTCTCTAAAAGTAAAACCATTAACTTTCTCaaaaaaatatgtttatttttcatAAGTGGTATGAAAAAACTACAAACTTTGACAGAGTGTGCTTTCCGACAAAATACGATCTACGTAGACAATTGTAAAGACTGCGTCTGcacaccaaaaatttaaaacctTCTAGGCGGTTTCCTTTCCAATTCGTTACGATAAATCTGAGAATTTGACTAACGAATCGTAGTTTGAAGCTTTCTAGTTTATAATAGGAAAAATGGAAATGATCTGCGACAACTAGGAATAAAAATGTCATATAATCTGGCCGGATCCGCCTTTTGACCTATCAGGGGAAAAAACAACCGACgccaaaatttatgatttttcgtatcattttaataatttatcaaaaatttATGAGAAAGTTAATGATTTTAGCTACCAAAATCCctagaaataaaagtaaaagataaactatttatttaataacaaCAACAATTGAAGTCATGCGGGTTGATCTAATTAAAGTATTGAGATATACTCCATAtgtctcataatagatgacatactTGGGGAATGACATCAGattttatgagatgttgttttgtgagctaaatggagagagaaaatagtatatttatattaatatgagatgaaactttttccaaaaaaggaaatgtgacatcttttataggacaaactaaaaaaaaaagtatgacATATATTAtagaacggagagagtactttCCTTTGTCCCTTGCTAAGAGATCTCATACTTAGTTTACTCAACTAGAAGTACTTATCTTAATGAGATTCTTTTCAGTGCTACACCACTTAAAATCTAATGTCATTCAAGAAATtagacatcttgaatgagacgaaAGAATTActatataatattaattaacATTCATTACTAATTGAAAATCAAAAGTTCCACAGTATATAAGTATACTTGAGAATTTCCAAATTGATTAGTTCAACAAATAAATACGACACACCATGGCATGGAAAGTTAATATTTTTGTAGTAGTACTAGTGTTTTGGAAATGGATGATAGTAGCCATGGCAATAGATCAAAGCCCGAAAGGCGTAGGAGAATGGGCCATGAATCTCCGGCAAGAAAAGCTGAGCAAACTCCACTTCTTCTGCCACCACCTCCACGGCACAACAGCCGTCACCATCGCCAAAGCCGCCACCACCGACGCCTCCCCTACGCTCTTCGGCCTCCTCGACACGAGGGATGACCCCGTGACGGTGGGGCCGGAGAGGTCGTCGGAGCGTCTGGGGTACGCGCAGGGGATCTCGGCCGCTGCATCGCTGCAAGAGATCTCCTCCTTCGACCCCTTCACCTTTGTCTTCACCAACGAGGAGTTCAACGGCAGCACCCTCGCGGTCATGGGCAGCTGCCCGCTCTCCAGCCGCTCTTGCGAGGCCGCGGTGCTCGGGGGCAGCGGCGTTTTCCGGTTGGCGCGTGGGGTGGCCACCACCAAAGTCTACTATCTCAATTTCA
This sequence is a window from Salvia splendens isolate huo1 chromosome 5, SspV2, whole genome shotgun sequence. Protein-coding genes within it:
- the LOC121805423 gene encoding monothiol glutaredoxin-S15, mitochondrial-like, with translation MARSLASILYKGIAAVPAASSTVSGSFYQRINRFSTSVPSDSDTHEDFRPTTKVTSDISLKDIVEQDIKENPVMIYMKGVPELPRCGFSALAVRVLREYNVPLGSRNILEDLELKNAVKSFSHWPTFPQIFINREFVGGSDIILNMHQTGELKEKLKADTEKQQ
- the LOC121803537 gene encoding dirigent protein 21-like, producing the protein MIVAMAIDQSPKGVGEWAMNLRQEKLSKLHFFCHHLHGTTAVTIAKAATTDASPTLFGLLDTRDDPVTVGPERSSERLGYAQGISAAASLQEISSFDPFTFVFTNEEFNGSTLAVMGSCPLSSRSCEAAVLGGSGVFRLARGVATTKVYYLNFTTGAASVEIDIVLLHY